A window from Phycisphaerae bacterium encodes these proteins:
- a CDS encoding DUF1559 domain-containing protein: MKIGATRDIRGFTLIELLVVVAIIAVLVALLLPAMQQARKQARTVECQSNLRQLGLGFQLYMDIYEDWLPAAYYGQRWTYNESWGHQINRMFQIKDQSVTSRGAVYRVFYCPEHVRDWKWTENNDYASGERWCGYSFSWSIHNSTVWNDGWHGRNGRRNRGTNDDTVRVLLFCNWWRDGATCPEQSWLSGGDWRMDAETWRQDYLSQDHSNGANFLYIAGNVRWIADRGWGPLYRDDEPTNSDVRWW; this comes from the coding sequence ATGAAGATCGGCGCGACGAGGGACATTCGCGGATTCACTTTGATTGAGTTGCTGGTGGTGGTGGCGATTATCGCGGTGTTGGTGGCACTATTGCTGCCGGCGATGCAGCAGGCTCGCAAGCAGGCGCGAACGGTGGAGTGCCAGTCGAACCTCAGACAATTGGGACTGGGATTCCAGCTCTATATGGACATCTATGAGGATTGGTTGCCGGCGGCGTACTATGGACAGCGATGGACTTACAATGAGTCTTGGGGCCACCAGATCAACCGGATGTTCCAGATCAAGGACCAGTCGGTGACATCTCGCGGCGCGGTCTATCGCGTTTTCTATTGTCCGGAGCACGTGCGGGACTGGAAATGGACGGAAAACAACGACTATGCCAGCGGCGAGCGGTGGTGCGGGTATTCGTTTTCGTGGTCGATTCACAACAGCACGGTGTGGAACGACGGTTGGCACGGGCGCAACGGCCGGCGTAATCGCGGTACGAACGACGATACGGTTCGGGTGCTGCTGTTCTGCAACTGGTGGCGTGACGGGGCGACCTGTCCCGAGCAGAGCTGGCTGTCGGGCGGCGACTGGCGGATGGACGCTGAGACGTGGCGACAGGACTATTTGAGCCAGGACCACAGCAACGGGGCGAATTTCCTCTACATCGCGGGTAACGTCCGGTGGATCGCCGACCGCGGCTGGGGGCCTCTCTACCGCGACGACGAGCCCACCAACAGCGACGTACGGTGGTGGTAA